One genomic window of Methanosarcina acetivorans C2A includes the following:
- a CDS encoding calcium-translocating P-type ATPase, SERCA-type produces MYYDREISSVLEELKTSEEGLSSEEAEKRLEEYGKNELKEKEKVSVLRLFLSQFKSILIFILIVASIVSALLGETIDSVVILFTVFLAGVLGFVQEYRAEKAIELLKSLTSPEATVIRNGAEKKIPSTELIPGDIILLQTGDRIPADARIIKEFNLKVDESSLTGESVPVQKITDALPASTSKADRKNMVYAGTSVAYGRGKGVVTATGMKTSFGELAGLLGTIERSRTPLQESLDKFGRWIGGATLVIVAFVAVLGVFSGFPPLDMFLWGVALAVAAIPEALPAVVTVGLGLGVRRMVKRHALVRKLPSVETLGATDVICSDKTGTLTQNKMTVEKIYVNKQNLKVTGNGYNPEGKFLKEDSDKEDPEVSEDDLHLRTLLLGAALCNDSNLHKEEDVWKITGDPTEAALVVAAAKAGFENSELERKYPRLAEIPFSSETKRMTTFNKLEDGPGSILDSELVAFSKGAPEVILASCTKILLDGETKVLTQEQIQEISEQVKELADQALRVMALSFRPLEEGFSPEKVTSGEIPAEEIEKDMIFSGLIGMRDPPREEVKAAIKTCEEAGIKTVMITGDHKITAAAIARELGILKENDLTLTGSELDNLDEIEFEEKVEKVSVYARVYPTHKLRVVEALKKKGYVVAMTGDGVNDAPALKAADMGIAMGITGTDVSKEASSMILTDDNFASIVSAVEEGRNIFKNIKNFIAYGLTAHIGEVLIVLTAILGWQILPLIAVQILWINLITDGLPPMALSVEPPDRGLMRQKPRDVEEGLITRREIAAGLGIGGLIATQALIVLVWALNSGFPIPKLQTMIFTLVVFSEMFNAFNWRSDRYSIFSLGLFTNKALVYAVLTTVILQLLVVYTPFLQFAFRTVPLSLSELGIITALASTTLISMEIVKYLNARKYY; encoded by the coding sequence TTGTACTACGATCGGGAAATTAGCTCGGTTCTTGAGGAGCTGAAGACTTCAGAGGAAGGATTGAGCTCCGAAGAAGCTGAAAAAAGGCTGGAAGAGTATGGGAAAAACGAACTTAAAGAAAAAGAAAAAGTCTCGGTCTTGCGACTCTTTCTCTCACAATTCAAAAGTATCTTAATTTTCATCCTGATAGTTGCTTCCATTGTTTCGGCTTTACTCGGGGAAACCATTGACTCGGTGGTGATTTTATTTACTGTTTTTCTTGCCGGAGTTCTTGGTTTTGTACAGGAGTATAGAGCTGAAAAAGCAATTGAACTCCTTAAGTCCCTGACGTCTCCCGAGGCAACCGTAATAAGAAACGGGGCTGAAAAAAAGATCCCTTCAACCGAACTAATCCCGGGAGACATAATTCTGCTTCAGACCGGAGACCGCATCCCCGCTGATGCCAGGATAATTAAAGAGTTCAACCTTAAAGTTGACGAGTCCTCGCTCACCGGTGAGTCCGTGCCTGTCCAGAAAATTACCGATGCTCTGCCCGCAAGCACTTCCAAAGCTGACAGGAAGAACATGGTCTATGCAGGGACTTCAGTTGCTTACGGAAGAGGAAAGGGGGTCGTCACGGCAACAGGCATGAAAACATCTTTTGGGGAACTTGCCGGACTTCTCGGGACAATAGAAAGGTCCAGAACCCCTCTGCAAGAAAGCCTCGATAAATTCGGGAGATGGATTGGCGGGGCAACTCTCGTAATTGTAGCTTTTGTTGCAGTGCTAGGGGTTTTTTCCGGCTTCCCTCCGCTGGACATGTTTCTCTGGGGTGTTGCACTTGCAGTTGCCGCTATCCCTGAAGCCCTTCCTGCGGTTGTGACAGTAGGGCTGGGGCTTGGAGTAAGGCGTATGGTCAAAAGACATGCTCTTGTGAGAAAACTTCCTTCGGTAGAAACGCTCGGGGCTACTGATGTAATTTGTTCTGACAAGACAGGCACGCTTACACAGAACAAAATGACAGTTGAAAAGATATATGTTAATAAACAGAACCTCAAAGTCACGGGAAACGGGTATAATCCTGAAGGAAAATTTTTAAAAGAGGACTCGGATAAAGAAGACCCTGAGGTCTCTGAGGACGATTTACATCTTCGGACTCTTTTGCTTGGGGCTGCCCTTTGCAACGATTCAAACCTTCATAAAGAAGAAGACGTGTGGAAAATTACAGGAGACCCGACAGAAGCAGCTCTTGTGGTCGCTGCGGCAAAGGCAGGGTTTGAAAACTCCGAACTAGAACGAAAATACCCGCGACTTGCAGAAATACCCTTTTCTTCCGAAACTAAGAGAATGACCACCTTCAACAAACTGGAAGACGGCCCCGGAAGCATTCTTGATTCCGAACTTGTGGCTTTTTCGAAAGGAGCTCCGGAGGTAATCCTTGCCTCCTGTACGAAGATTTTGCTTGACGGCGAAACGAAAGTTTTAACTCAGGAGCAGATACAGGAGATCTCCGAGCAGGTTAAAGAACTTGCTGATCAGGCCCTGAGAGTTATGGCTCTTTCTTTCCGCCCGCTTGAAGAGGGTTTCTCCCCCGAAAAAGTTACTTCCGGGGAAATCCCTGCAGAAGAAATTGAAAAGGACATGATCTTTTCAGGGCTAATAGGTATGAGAGATCCCCCGAGGGAAGAAGTAAAAGCTGCTATCAAAACCTGTGAAGAGGCGGGCATCAAGACAGTAATGATAACCGGGGATCATAAGATCACAGCGGCTGCAATTGCAAGAGAACTCGGGATTTTAAAGGAAAACGACCTCACTCTTACGGGTTCGGAACTTGACAACCTTGACGAGATTGAGTTTGAGGAGAAAGTTGAAAAGGTTTCGGTTTACGCGCGGGTCTACCCTACTCATAAACTGAGAGTGGTAGAAGCCCTAAAGAAGAAAGGCTATGTTGTGGCAATGACCGGGGACGGAGTTAACGATGCTCCTGCCCTGAAGGCTGCGGATATGGGCATAGCAATGGGCATTACGGGCACTGATGTCAGCAAAGAAGCTTCCAGCATGATCCTGACAGATGATAATTTTGCGTCCATTGTCTCGGCAGTTGAAGAAGGAAGAAACATATTTAAAAACATCAAAAACTTCATAGCCTACGGACTTACAGCCCATATCGGAGAAGTCCTGATCGTCCTCACAGCAATTCTGGGCTGGCAGATCCTACCTTTGATTGCAGTACAGATCCTCTGGATCAACCTGATTACGGACGGGCTCCCTCCCATGGCTCTTTCTGTTGAACCTCCTGACAGGGGGCTTATGAGGCAGAAACCAAGGGATGTTGAAGAAGGACTTATCACCCGCCGTGAAATTGCTGCCGGGCTTGGGATTGGAGGGCTTATTGCCACTCAGGCCCTGATAGTTTTAGTCTGGGCTCTGAACAGCGGTTTTCCCATTCCGAAACTACAGACCATGATCTTCACACTTGTAGTCTTTTCAGAGATGTTCAACGCTTTCAACTGGCGTTCTGACAGGTATTCGATTTTTTCTCTCGGGCTCTTTACAAACAAAGCTCTGGTCTATGCAGTCCTGACCACAGTAATCCTGCAGTTGCTGGTGGTTTACACCCCTTTCCTGCAATTTGCTTTCAGGACAGTCCCTCTTTCCCTTTCTGAGCTGGGAATCATAACGGCTTTAGCTTCCACCACCCTCATCTCAATGGAGATTGTAAAGTACCTGAATGCAAGGAAGTATTACTGA
- a CDS encoding cation:proton antiporter: protein MSALFQILFLIFSVKILGEASERAGFPSIMGEILAGILLGVLFLDVETVVIAFFAQLGAIFLLFTAGYKEVSLRELKPAALVAFVPTFSQIFFAFVFGFMLGEIFNFSFLQSLFIAVAFSPTSIGTVLNTLIDLNYLSSRPGTIMLFSAILDDIIGISLLSILITFTRFNLMPSALGVLTIAGKILLFLLIMYILGKYFFPRIFVYAQKMHEKEAVFSVVVMVALFSAYLAEFFDLHATIGAFIGGVLISEIPLAKIQDVQSKVEGLAYGILVPLFFAFIGFSIDLQDLVNAGIFVPLVVLLALSGKLIGGFIGSKAIGFDFYESLIFGIGVMPRAGIELVVLSIGRSAGIIGLEVFSAMVFMVIISLLVSPPLLKFAIRNERKNKADNGTIE from the coding sequence GTGAGTGCTCTGTTTCAGATACTATTTCTTATTTTCAGTGTGAAAATCCTGGGGGAAGCGTCAGAAAGAGCAGGATTCCCTTCAATCATGGGGGAAATTCTTGCAGGTATCTTACTCGGAGTACTTTTTCTTGATGTAGAAACCGTGGTAATCGCTTTCTTTGCTCAGCTCGGGGCTATTTTCCTGCTTTTTACTGCAGGATATAAAGAAGTGAGCTTAAGGGAACTGAAACCCGCAGCATTAGTTGCTTTTGTCCCTACATTTTCTCAGATATTTTTTGCCTTTGTTTTCGGTTTCATGCTTGGAGAGATCTTTAATTTCAGTTTTCTTCAAAGCCTCTTCATAGCAGTTGCTTTTAGTCCGACAAGCATAGGAACAGTGCTCAATACTCTTATAGACCTGAACTATCTTTCCAGCAGACCCGGGACAATAATGCTTTTTTCGGCAATCCTTGACGATATTATAGGGATATCCCTGCTTTCTATCTTGATTACTTTTACCCGTTTCAATCTCATGCCTTCGGCTCTGGGCGTTCTTACAATTGCAGGAAAAATCCTGCTCTTTCTGCTGATCATGTACATCCTTGGAAAGTACTTTTTCCCCAGGATTTTTGTTTATGCCCAGAAAATGCACGAAAAAGAAGCAGTATTTTCCGTTGTGGTTATGGTAGCTCTTTTTTCTGCCTACCTTGCAGAGTTTTTCGACCTTCATGCAACAATAGGGGCATTTATCGGAGGGGTCTTAATTTCGGAAATTCCTCTTGCCAAAATTCAGGACGTACAGAGCAAAGTAGAAGGGCTGGCTTACGGGATCCTGGTCCCTCTTTTTTTTGCTTTTATAGGTTTTTCAATTGACCTTCAAGACCTGGTAAATGCAGGTATTTTTGTCCCCCTGGTTGTCCTCCTGGCCCTCTCCGGAAAACTGATAGGAGGCTTTATAGGGTCAAAAGCGATAGGGTTCGATTTTTATGAAAGCCTTATCTTCGGGATAGGGGTTATGCCGAGAGCAGGGATAGAACTTGTGGTGTTGAGCATAGGCAGGAGCGCAGGGATCATCGGACTGGAAGTATTCTCAGCGATGGTTTTTATGGTAATTATATCCCTCCTGGTTTCACCTCCGCTTCTAAAGTTTGCGATTCGAAATGAAAGAAAAAACAAAGCCGATAATGGGACCATAGAATGA
- a CDS encoding CBS domain-containing protein — MELFMGKIFSLTNNLAGRNFSQGNSYEEEEEKENGNERHPEKVPEREEELSDTFEEFLEDFMPSEKEGERFESCLWMTIEDLMTRNVVTIKENAPLEEVFSLFGKFPYHTFPVVNANNELVGIIDLDVVLEILLLCLVPRSKHTPLTAIRSLGGKARDIMITHPVTISLDATLKDASDLMMKHRFDRVCVSNNGKLAGIISKKDLVKEICRRRKKVSLG; from the coding sequence ATGGAGCTATTTATGGGCAAAATATTCTCTCTAACAAATAATCTTGCAGGAAGAAACTTCTCTCAAGGAAACAGCTATGAAGAGGAGGAAGAAAAGGAAAATGGAAATGAGAGGCATCCGGAAAAGGTTCCAGAAAGGGAAGAAGAATTATCCGATACTTTTGAAGAGTTTCTGGAAGACTTTATGCCATCCGAGAAGGAAGGCGAGAGATTTGAGAGTTGCCTCTGGATGACAATTGAAGACTTAATGACCAGAAATGTTGTCACAATAAAAGAAAATGCTCCTCTGGAAGAAGTCTTTTCGCTTTTTGGGAAATTCCCCTACCATACTTTTCCCGTAGTGAATGCGAATAATGAGCTTGTGGGGATCATTGACCTTGATGTTGTTCTAGAAATCTTGCTCTTGTGCCTGGTCCCCAGATCAAAACATACCCCCCTTACGGCTATAAGGTCTCTTGGTGGAAAAGCCAGAGATATAATGATCACACATCCGGTGACAATTTCTCTTGATGCTACACTCAAAGACGCTTCGGACCTGATGATGAAGCACAGGTTTGACCGCGTATGTGTCAGCAATAATGGAAAACTGGCAGGAATTATCTCCAAGAAAGATCTCGTAAAAGAGATTTGCAGGAGAAGAAAAAAGGTGAGCTTGGGCTAA
- a CDS encoding flippase activity-associated protein Agl23 → MQQNPYNDSNNSVNSSRLSVNSSGLSDTKYRLLGLLIVFFALALRLFELGERVFHHDESVHGSFTLKLLEQGEYSYNPAYHGPFLYHSTAAVFHFLGINDATARLIPVFFGVATILLLFLLKKELGKNGVLWSMFLLAFSPSMVYFSRFFRNDMIIVFCTLAAVAGAFRYLDNIHSFKRFPYLFLTASSLALAVTAKENAYVIILIFGAYAGMGLLYWIYSDWKRENLGLQKTLLRKVSTLLRFLPEILLSGAVAIFIIMFFYTSLFRNDISLFSIVERAFHHWLAMHRMERIGGPFYYYIPILLRYELPVVIFGLAGFSYFLKSKRENASFFFFLCYWAFSSLLLYSYLQEKVPWLVVHIVLPFGILAGTYLGETFLRKPESIPQEQELPEEQAFPKGDRSPLTGSTSFRKKHSRKVFNLTAGILALSLLISLGQCISVNYYRSMDPAELMTYTQASLDIRELMEKIEGFDRRPETLRLYVVDPNKLYWPLPWYLRDYNKVGYASKPPSSSKYEAIIVPSSYDMYREISAEEYSSYKFTLRPGRNFTLYYKKKFEMGG, encoded by the coding sequence ATGCAGCAAAATCCATACAATGACTCGAATAACTCCGTAAACTCATCGAGGCTGTCCGTAAATTCATCAGGGCTCTCCGACACAAAGTACAGGCTTCTTGGGCTTCTGATCGTTTTCTTTGCCCTGGCCCTCAGGCTCTTTGAGCTTGGAGAGAGGGTTTTCCACCATGATGAGAGCGTACATGGCAGTTTCACTCTCAAGTTGCTCGAACAGGGTGAATATAGTTATAATCCTGCCTATCACGGCCCCTTTCTTTACCATTCTACTGCAGCCGTCTTTCACTTCCTTGGAATAAACGATGCAACAGCTCGCCTGATCCCTGTTTTTTTCGGAGTGGCAACTATTCTACTGCTCTTTTTGCTGAAAAAAGAACTGGGAAAGAACGGCGTGCTCTGGTCGATGTTTCTGCTTGCATTTTCTCCAAGTATGGTGTACTTTTCAAGGTTCTTCAGAAACGATATGATAATTGTGTTCTGCACCCTGGCGGCTGTTGCGGGCGCTTTCCGTTATCTCGACAACATCCACAGCTTCAAGCGCTTCCCTTACCTTTTCCTGACAGCGTCGTCCCTTGCCCTTGCCGTGACTGCAAAGGAAAACGCCTATGTAATCATACTTATATTCGGAGCTTATGCCGGGATGGGTTTACTATACTGGATTTATTCCGACTGGAAGAGAGAAAACCTGGGTTTGCAAAAGACCCTCCTCCGCAAAGTTTCGACTCTTTTACGCTTCCTCCCTGAAATTCTTCTCTCGGGAGCAGTTGCCATTTTCATTATAATGTTTTTTTATACCAGCCTTTTCAGGAACGACATTTCCCTTTTTTCAATCGTAGAAAGGGCTTTTCATCACTGGCTGGCAATGCACAGGATGGAGAGGATAGGAGGCCCCTTTTACTATTATATCCCAATTCTCCTGCGGTATGAGCTTCCGGTTGTAATCTTCGGGCTGGCAGGTTTTTCCTATTTCCTGAAAAGTAAAAGGGAGAATGCTTCATTTTTCTTTTTTCTCTGCTACTGGGCCTTTAGCAGCCTGCTGCTCTATTCCTATCTTCAGGAAAAAGTCCCCTGGCTCGTTGTGCATATCGTCCTGCCCTTCGGGATCCTGGCAGGAACTTATCTGGGAGAAACATTTCTCCGGAAGCCTGAATCAATTCCACAGGAACAGGAACTTCCGGAAGAACAGGCGTTTCCGAAAGGAGATCGGAGTCCTCTGACAGGTTCAACCTCTTTTCGGAAAAAACACTCCAGAAAAGTTTTCAATTTAACTGCAGGAATTCTGGCTCTTTCCCTGCTAATCTCTCTTGGTCAGTGTATCTCGGTAAATTACTACAGGAGTATGGATCCTGCAGAGCTGATGACTTATACACAGGCTTCTCTGGATATCCGGGAGCTTATGGAGAAGATAGAGGGATTCGACCGAAGGCCTGAGACCCTGAGGCTTTACGTGGTTGACCCGAATAAGCTTTACTGGCCCCTGCCCTGGTACCTGCGGGACTACAATAAAGTAGGATATGCTTCAAAACCCCCGTCCAGCAGTAAATACGAGGCCATTATTGTGCCCTCATCCTATGATATGTACAGGGAAATCTCAGCAGAAGAGTATTCCTCTTATAAGTTTACTCTGCGTCCGGGGAGAAATTTCACCCTCTATTACAAGAAGAAATTTGAAATGGGCGGATAA
- a CDS encoding ubiquitin-like small modifier protein 1: protein MAEVKVKLFANLREAAGTPELPLSGEKVIDVLLSLTDKYPALKYVIFEKGDEKSEILILCGSINILINGNNIRHLEGLETLLKDSDEIGILPPVSGG from the coding sequence ATGGCTGAAGTAAAAGTGAAGTTATTTGCAAATCTACGTGAGGCCGCAGGCACCCCGGAACTCCCGCTTTCCGGAGAAAAGGTTATTGATGTCCTTTTATCCCTCACCGACAAATATCCCGCTTTAAAATATGTTATTTTTGAAAAAGGCGATGAAAAAAGCGAGATTCTGATACTTTGCGGTTCAATAAATATTCTGATTAACGGAAACAATATCCGGCACCTGGAAGGGCTTGAGACTCTCCTTAAGGACTCGGATGAAATCGGGATTCTGCCCCCTGTTTCCGGGGGATGA